Proteins from one Corynebacterium testudinoris genomic window:
- the ctaF gene encoding aa3-type cytochrome oxidase subunit IV, translating into MNPSSKLLYGISAFLGLMALIYIFATVNVQDDAYLYGAEWVGIVALVLSFGLAIMLAGYIQFTERRTDIVPEDWEEAEVADKAGILGFFSPSSIWPAAMAGSIAVLGLGIAFWHFWMIGLGAVLLVWSGTMLNLQYGLPKEKH; encoded by the coding sequence ATGAATCCTAGCTCAAAACTGCTGTACGGAATCTCCGCGTTCCTCGGCCTCATGGCTTTGATCTACATCTTCGCCACGGTCAACGTCCAAGATGACGCGTACCTCTACGGTGCAGAGTGGGTCGGCATCGTCGCCCTCGTGCTCTCCTTCGGTCTGGCCATCATGCTCGCTGGTTACATCCAGTTCACCGAGCGTCGCACGGACATCGTTCCCGAGGACTGGGAAGAGGCAGAGGTCGCTGACAAGGCTGGCATCCTCGGTTTCTTCTCGCCGAGCTCCATTTGGCCCGCCGCAATGGCAGGCTCCATCGCGGTCCTCGGTCTCGGCATCGCGTTCTGGCACTTCTGGATGATCGGCCTGGGTGCTGTGCTCCTCGTCTGGTCCGGAACGATGCTCAACCTTCAGTACGGCCTGCCCAAGGAAAAGCACTAA
- the asnB gene encoding asparagine synthase (glutamine-hydrolyzing): MCGFIGLLTSGGNADDYVAAVTRALPCVRHRGPDEAGTWNDEHAVFGFNRLSIVDLEHSHQPLVWGPPESPERYALIFNGEIYNYLELHEELGAAGWQFNTNGDSETIVVGYHHWGEEVVEHLRGMFAFSIWDTQEQVMFNARDQFGIKPLYYATTEVGTVFASEKKSILEMAPELGLDLSLDQRAIEHYVDLQYVPEPESLHTAIRRVESGCTVTLRPGGEVVDKRYFKPTFPVQTVPKGQEQDLFDRIARVLEDSVEKHMRADVTVGSFLSGGIDSTAIATLAKRHNPNLLTFTTGFEREGYSEVDVAAESAAAIGVEHIVKVVSPEEYANAIPKIMWYLDDPVADPSLVPLYFVAQEARKHVKVVLSGEGADELFGGYTIYKEPLSLAPFEKIPTPLRKGLRHLSRVLPDGMKGKSLLERGSQTMEERYYGNARSFNFEQMQRVIPWAKEEWDHKEVTAPIYAQSRDMDPVARMQHLDLFTWMRGDILVKADKINMANSLELRVPFLDKEVFAVAQTIPHDLKISNGTTKYALRKAMEQIVPPHVLHRKKLGFPVPMRHWLAGDELFGWALETINESQTDDIFNRAAVLEMLKEHRDGVSDHSRRLWTVLAFMVWHGIFVEHRIDPQIEEKDYPVSL, encoded by the coding sequence ATGTGTGGCTTTATTGGCTTGCTCACTAGCGGCGGCAACGCTGACGACTATGTTGCTGCGGTTACCCGCGCGTTACCGTGCGTGCGGCATCGCGGACCCGACGAAGCCGGCACCTGGAACGACGAGCACGCGGTGTTCGGATTCAACCGCCTGTCCATTGTGGACCTAGAGCACTCCCACCAGCCGCTCGTGTGGGGACCCCCGGAATCCCCCGAGCGCTACGCCCTTATCTTCAACGGCGAGATCTACAACTACCTCGAATTGCACGAAGAACTTGGCGCCGCCGGATGGCAGTTCAACACCAATGGCGACTCCGAGACAATCGTCGTGGGCTACCACCACTGGGGCGAAGAGGTCGTGGAGCACCTGCGCGGCATGTTCGCCTTCAGCATCTGGGACACCCAAGAGCAGGTGATGTTCAACGCTCGCGATCAGTTTGGCATCAAGCCGCTGTACTACGCCACCACTGAGGTTGGCACCGTCTTCGCCTCGGAAAAGAAATCAATTCTCGAGATGGCGCCCGAACTGGGTCTCGACCTCAGCCTTGACCAGCGGGCCATCGAACACTACGTCGACCTGCAATACGTGCCCGAGCCGGAGTCCCTCCACACGGCTATTCGCCGGGTGGAGTCCGGTTGCACGGTGACGCTGCGTCCGGGAGGGGAGGTCGTCGATAAGCGGTATTTCAAACCCACCTTCCCTGTGCAGACTGTCCCGAAGGGACAAGAGCAAGACCTATTCGATCGCATTGCCCGAGTGCTCGAGGACAGCGTAGAAAAGCACATGCGCGCCGACGTGACCGTCGGATCATTCCTGTCAGGCGGCATCGACTCGACCGCCATTGCCACGCTAGCCAAGCGCCACAACCCCAACCTGCTGACCTTCACCACCGGCTTCGAGCGCGAAGGCTACTCCGAGGTTGACGTGGCGGCGGAATCGGCGGCTGCAATCGGCGTCGAACACATCGTCAAGGTCGTCTCCCCCGAGGAATACGCCAACGCCATCCCGAAAATCATGTGGTACCTCGACGATCCGGTAGCCGACCCCTCGCTCGTGCCGCTCTACTTCGTGGCCCAAGAAGCCCGCAAACACGTCAAAGTCGTGCTCTCGGGCGAAGGCGCCGACGAACTCTTCGGCGGCTACACCATCTACAAGGAACCACTGTCACTCGCGCCCTTTGAAAAAATCCCCACTCCCCTACGCAAGGGACTGCGCCACCTCTCGCGAGTCCTACCCGACGGCATGAAGGGCAAATCGCTCCTCGAACGCGGCTCCCAGACCATGGAAGAGCGCTACTACGGCAACGCCCGCTCCTTCAACTTCGAACAAATGCAACGAGTCATCCCCTGGGCCAAGGAAGAATGGGACCACAAGGAAGTCACCGCTCCCATCTACGCCCAATCCCGCGACATGGACCCCGTCGCGCGGATGCAACACCTCGACTTGTTCACGTGGATGCGCGGCGACATCCTGGTCAAAGCCGACAAAATCAACATGGCCAACTCGCTCGAACTGCGCGTCCCCTTCCTGGACAAAGAAGTATTCGCCGTGGCGCAAACCATCCCCCACGACCTCAAGATCTCCAACGGCACCACCAAATACGCACTGCGCAAAGCCATGGAGCAGATCGTGCCCCCGCACGTGTTGCACCGCAAGAAGCTCGGCTTCCCCGTACCCATGCGCCACTGGCTGGCCGGCGACGAACTCTTCGGCTGGGCACTAGAGACCATCAACGAATCCCAGACCGACGACATCTTCAACCGCGCAGCCGTGCTGGAAATGCTCAAAGAACACCGCGACGGCGTCTCCGATCACTCCCGTCGCCTCTGGACCGTCCTCGCGTTCATGGTGTGGCACGGCATCTTCGTCGAGCATCGCATCGACCCGCAGATCGAAGAAAAGGACTACCCCGTCTCCCTCTAA
- the ctaC gene encoding aa3-type cytochrome oxidase subunit II, translating into MEQRKKRGLARKAGLGGVMALGGLTLAGCDVAPPESVGKILGMGWPTGITPEATAMYNFWVWVWATAWIIGIIMWILMLVAVFSWSAKKAEKKGKGEFPKQLQYNIPLELVLTIMPIFIVMVLFFFTIQTQHKVVALDKDPQVTVDVTAFQWNWKFGYQNVAAELSPTGSEYNGADAERQALADLSKVDDPETVKNPNPIHGMSKGDQSYLHFNQIETLGTTEEVPVLVLPTNTAIEFQLASGDVAHSFWIPEFLFKRDAYAHPEANQQQRAFQIEAIEEEGAFVGRCAEMCGTYHSMMNFELRAVSPADFRAYMQYRIDNPDAPNSAALESIGQAPYAVSTHPFNSSRQTWDGDNVVDNNANL; encoded by the coding sequence GTGGAACAGCGTAAAAAACGCGGTCTCGCTCGTAAGGCGGGTCTCGGCGGTGTGATGGCTCTCGGCGGCTTGACGCTTGCCGGTTGTGACGTCGCGCCCCCAGAGAGCGTCGGCAAGATTCTAGGCATGGGCTGGCCGACGGGTATCACCCCGGAAGCTACCGCCATGTACAACTTCTGGGTCTGGGTCTGGGCTACCGCCTGGATCATTGGCATCATCATGTGGATTCTCATGCTGGTGGCCGTTTTCAGCTGGAGCGCTAAGAAGGCTGAGAAGAAGGGCAAGGGCGAGTTCCCGAAGCAGCTGCAGTACAACATTCCGCTTGAGCTGGTGCTGACCATCATGCCGATCTTCATCGTCATGGTGCTGTTCTTCTTCACCATTCAGACTCAGCACAAGGTTGTGGCCCTGGATAAGGATCCGCAGGTGACGGTCGACGTGACCGCATTCCAGTGGAACTGGAAGTTCGGCTACCAAAACGTCGCAGCTGAGCTGAGCCCGACCGGCTCTGAGTACAACGGTGCAGACGCTGAGCGCCAGGCCCTCGCGGACCTGTCGAAGGTGGATGATCCGGAGACGGTGAAGAACCCGAACCCGATCCACGGCATGTCGAAGGGCGACCAGTCCTACCTCCACTTCAACCAGATTGAGACTCTGGGCACCACGGAGGAAGTTCCGGTTCTGGTCCTCCCGACCAACACTGCCATTGAGTTCCAGCTGGCTTCCGGCGACGTCGCCCACTCCTTCTGGATCCCGGAGTTCCTCTTCAAGCGTGATGCTTACGCTCACCCGGAGGCCAACCAGCAGCAGCGTGCCTTCCAGATTGAAGCCATCGAAGAGGAAGGCGCCTTCGTCGGGCGCTGTGCCGAGATGTGTGGCACCTACCACTCGATGATGAACTTCGAGCTGCGTGCCGTTTCTCCGGCCGACTTCCGTGCGTACATGCAGTACCGCATCGACAACCCTGATGCCCCGAACTCTGCGGCACTTGAGTCGATCGGCCAGGCCCCGTACGCAGTCTCCACCCACCCGTTCAACTCGTCCCGTCAGACCTGGGACGGCGACAACGTGGTCGACAACAACGCCAACCTCTAA
- the ctaE gene encoding aa3-type cytochrome oxidase subunit III: protein MTSAVSNPGMAAPQRVPALNRPNMVSVGTIVFLSQELMFFAGLFAMYFTSRANGLAGDWEYQTSHLNVTYGFIITTILVVSSFTAQFGVFAAERGDVYGLRRWFAITVALAVAFLGFLSFEYYEMIHHGVTIQSSVFGSVFYIITGFHAAHVTAGVIAFVVILLRLQKSKFTPAQATAAMVVSYYWHFVDVIWIGVFITLYLVQ from the coding sequence GTGACGAGCGCAGTTTCAAACCCAGGTATGGCAGCACCACAGCGTGTTCCGGCACTGAACCGACCCAACATGGTCAGTGTCGGCACCATTGTGTTCCTGTCGCAGGAATTGATGTTCTTCGCCGGACTGTTCGCGATGTACTTCACATCGCGTGCGAATGGCTTGGCAGGAGACTGGGAGTATCAGACTTCCCACCTCAACGTGACTTATGGATTCATCATTACGACGATCCTTGTTGTCTCCTCCTTCACCGCACAGTTCGGCGTCTTCGCAGCTGAAAGGGGTGACGTATACGGTCTTCGACGCTGGTTTGCCATCACCGTGGCATTGGCAGTGGCCTTCCTCGGCTTCCTGTCCTTCGAGTACTACGAGATGATCCACCACGGTGTGACCATCCAGTCCAGCGTCTTTGGCTCTGTTTTCTACATCATTACGGGCTTCCACGCAGCCCACGTGACGGCCGGTGTGATCGCGTTCGTCGTGATCCTCCTCCGTCTCCAAAAGTCCAAGTTCACGCCGGCACAGGCCACTGCGGCCATGGTGGTGTCGTACTACTGGCACTTCGTCGACGTTATCTGGATCGGCGTCTTCATCACTTTGTACCTAGTCCAGTAG